One window of Aspergillus oryzae RIB40 DNA, chromosome 3 genomic DNA carries:
- a CDS encoding uncharacterized protein (predicted protein), translating into MTKRLIRMLPQPIFGLGHSMGATQLINVSLMHPRIFQGLCLVEPIVFPYSAENQGRDPPAQASMRRRESFDSLDMAISQFRKSSMFQKWDPRAFDMWIEYGLRRAPGDRAERVILTTTKSQELFTFVRPTFLSEFPTDRRLAFPDLALEAPSDTLFYRPEPVITFHNLPHLRPSTLYVFGEFSQLISHQLRDSLARRTGVDIGGSGGSTTGQVKDIVVGNTGHFGPMEDPRGLAEQTVDWLKVEVEQWALLVKSSLLDSNSKVSQDFLSSLAGSHQVGRQESRLRKL; encoded by the exons ATGACGAAGCGTCTGATTCGGATG CTCCCACAGCCGATATTCGGCCTAGGACACAGTATGGGTGCAACGCAGTTGATCAACGTATCCCTCATGCACCCCCGGATCTTCCAGGGCCTTTGCTTGGTGGAACCAATTGTGTTTCCCTACTCTGCGGAAAATCAAGGTAGAGACCCTCCCGCGCAAGCGTCCATGCGGCGCAGAGAGAGCTTCGATAGCCTAGACATGGCAATCTCACAGTTTCGAAAGAGCAGTATGTTTCAAAAGTGGGACCCACGAGCATTTGACATGTGGATTGAATACGGGCTCCGTCGTGCTCCTGGGGATCGCGCAGAAAGAGTCATATTGACAACGACGAAGAGCCAGGAATTATTTACCTTTGTTCGACCAACCTTTCTTTCAGAATTCCCGACAGACCGACGTCTGGCTTTCCCAGATCTAGCCTTAGAAGCACCTTCTGATACCCTCTTTTACCGCCCGGAACCGGTGATTACATTCCATAACCTTCCGCATTTGCGGCCATCGACACTATACGTTTTCGGCGAGTTCTCGCAGCTTATAAGCCATCAACTGCGGGATTCTCTTGcaagaagaactggagtTGACATTGGTGGAAGTGGGGGCTCAACGACCGGTCAAGTCAAGGACATCGTCGTGGGAAATACTGGGCATTTTGGCCCGATGGAGGATCCTAGGGGTTTGGCCGAACAGACTGTCGATTGGCTCAAGGTAGAGGTTGAGCAGTGGGCTTTGCTTGTAAAGTCGAGTCTTCTGGATTCGAATAGTAAAGTTAGTCAGGACTTTCTGAGCTCCTTGGCAGGCAGCCACCAGGTCGGGAGGCAAGAAAGTCGCCTTCGCAAGTTATGA
- a CDS encoding HNH endonuclease signature motif containing protein (predicted protein): MTPSQLSYLFTCSHLLSYPPSSSSGPPSAMAATVGPADELLDEQRRELMEQLADIIGKSRVTSAAWACLWFADIEILQSLITHLIEDEAFRRVFKTNDTGCARSKKKSKDAESESDSEDNQISDEDSNDETPGRKRKAGAIGKQSPSKTPRLITIPNLQEATTSSVKPSITPTKTSTGRKKSARKLCVKRDDLTCLITGFKEPIEIAHIYPLSLGQKSKTEQEQFWETLSNFWTSEKIDSWKAEVLGPQGTEHCANLMCFSNIAHKLWEKARFALYPLQLSDDKKTLTVKFFWLPTMKYLKSQSITRLPSPIAPDLISSTKDGIPFAKLFKLVTEEKIRSGDILTFYTTDPVKLPLPSVKLLQLQWTLHRVLAMSGAADASDEDLDPDFHRPAGAGLCWENEVEEEEVEEEEDEE, translated from the exons ATGACGCCCTCACAG CTCTCATACCTTTTCACCTGCTCTCACCTACTCTCATATCCT ccgtcttcatcttcaggacCTCCCTCAGCTATGGCTGCCACTGTAGGCCCAGCTGATGAGCTTCTCGACGAACAGCGACGCGAGTTGATGGAGCAGCTTGCAGATATTATCGGGAAAAGTAGAGTCACTTCAGCCGCATGGGCGTGTCTCTGGTTCGCCGATATTGAGATACTTCAGAGTCTAATCACCCATCTCATTGAGGATGAAGCTTTTCGCCGCGTCTTCAAAA CTAACGACACAGGGTGCGCCCgctcaaagaagaagtcaaaagaTGCTGAGAGCGAGAGTGATTCGGAAGATAATCAGATCTCGGACGAAGATTCTAATGACGAGACACCTGgccgaaagagaaaagctgGTGCCATAGGGAAACAGTCTCCATCAAAGACTCCCAGGTTAATCACTATACCAAACCTCCAGGAGGCGACCACTTCTTCTGTCAAGCCCAGCATAACGCCAACCAAAACTAGTACCGGTCGCAAGAAATCTGCTAGGAAGCTA TGCGTAAAACGAGACGACCTCACTTGCCTGATCACCGGTTTTAAAGAGCCTATAGAGATAGCCCATATCTATCCTCTTTCCCTAggccagaagagcaagacaGAACAGGAGCAATTTTGGGAAACTCTATCCAACTTCTGGACGTCAGAGAAAATTGATTCCTGGAAGGCCGAAGTACTAGGACCTCAAGGAACAGAGCATTGTGCCAACCTTATGTGTTTCAGTAACATCGCCCACAAACTGTGGGAGAAGGCCCGTTTTGCGTTGTACCCGCTTCAGCTGAGTGACGACAAAAAAACACTGACCGTAAAATTCTTTTGGCTGCCTACAATGAAGTATCTTAAAAGCCAGTCAATCACCCGACTTCCGTCTCCAATTGCCCCCGATCTTATCTCGAGTACCAAGGACGGTATACCTTTTGCTAAGTTATTCAAGCTAGTAACGGAGGAAAAGATTCGGTCTGGAGATATCCTCACTTTCTATACAACTGATCCAGTTAAACTCCCCTTACCATCGGTCAAAttgctccagctccagtggACTTTACATCGTGTTCTTGCTATGAGTGGGGCAGCTGACGCTTCGGATGAGGATCTCGACCCAGATTTCCACAGGCCGGCGGGTGCTGGCTTGTGTTGGGAAAacgaagtcgaagaagaggaagtcgaagaagaggaagatgaagaatag
- a CDS encoding uncharacterized protein (predicted protein) — MTRNSDLPTAAQIPLQTFHLPVFPPEAANLKHLTLTSDIKPTDYADFLSTPLSEDAVPSLPRGIESLTLELFSLGYPAPFLTRLGKALPNLKDLTLYSHLIDGVSDSSRRDAGDFIHGLLTGSKDGGLRELHLLDVFCRKGFISGIGDILQDLGGGGEADRKLRFLEVSYTYRGHSDGEFLSRIPVDELPGLIVGGLVGVSLRLEATSTSSSTTSTSTTGAGAGLEGVPDDLADVDEDGVRVGRKPEGIIPVGSGHEGTKLLVEKLGGSGTGDEPESGLKMLDCTLYALSLEQLGRVLKRQRRLAVLSVSVLIPEGGEAKRGLLETLRLGSEELEVVEVVGVPGQEGKDVADSVKSEELFRDVFPSSSDMLELTAALPCLESFSMTILRAPAFGSVSWVKKDGKWVDGTEQL; from the exons ATGACCAGAAATTCAGACCTCCCAACCGCCGCCCAAATCCCCCTCCAAACCTTCCACCTCCCCGTCTTCCCCCCCGAAGCAGCCAACCTCAAACACCTAACCCTAACCTCGGACATCAAACCAACCGACTACGCAGATTTCCTTTCTACCCCTTTATCGGAAGACGCAGTACCATCTCTACCAAGGGGAATCGAATCCCTAACCCTAGAACTCTTCTCGCTGGGCTACCCAGCCCCCTTCCTGACGAGACTTGGAAAAGCCCTCCCCAATCTCAAAGACCTAACTCTATATTCCCATCTCATCGACGGCGTAAGCGATTCCTCTCGTCGAGATGCGGGAGATTTCATCCATGGTCTCTTGACAGGGTCAAAAGATGGAGGCTTACGAGAACTCCATCTCCTGGATGTATTCTGCAGGAAAGGGTTTATTTCGGGGATCGGTGACATTTTACAGGATCTAGGTGGCGGTGGAGAGGCTGATAGGAAATTACGGTTTCTGGAGGTTTCGTATACGTATCGGGGGCATTCGGATGGGGAGTTCTTGTCGAGGATTCCGGTGGATGAGTTACCGGGATTGATTGTTGGGGGATTGGTGGGTGTTTCGTTGAGGTTGGAGGCTACTTctacctcttcttctactacttctacttctactactggtgctggtgctgggttgGAGGGTGTGCCTGATGATCTGGctgatgtggatgaggatggagtTAGGGTTGGGAGGAAGCCGGAGGGGATTATACCTGTTGGGTCTGGACATGAGGGGACGAAGTTGTTGGTGGAGAAGTTGGGTGGGAGTGGGACTGGGGATGAGCCTGAGTCTGggttgaagatgctggatTGTACGCTTTATGCCTTGTCTCTTGAACAGCTGGGACGTGTGCTGAAGCGGCAGAGACGGTTGGCTGTTCTTAGTGTTAGTGTTCTTATTCCTGAGGGGGGTGAGGCGAAGAGAGGGTTACTGGAGACTTTGAGATTGGGGAGTGAGGAACtggaggttgtggaggttgtggGGGTTCCTGGacaggaagggaaggat GTTGCGGACTCTGTGAAGTCTGAGGAGCTTTTCCGGGACGTgtttccttcgtcttctgaTATGTTGGAGCTTACTGCTGCTTTGCCGTGTTTGGAGAGCTTTTCCATGACTATTTTGAGGGCGCCGGCGTTTGGGTCTGTTTCTTgggtgaagaaggatgggaaaTGGGTGGATGGCACGGAACAGTTGTAG
- a CDS encoding aminotransferase-like domain-containing protein (aromatic amino acid aminotransferase and related proteins), translated as MSSPSPINLSRGWPASDLFPTQILQNAAVSVLSNPIITEQGLGYGPDEGHFELRKNIADWLSRNYSLSRALSAERICISGGASQNLACVLQVFADPMHTRYVWMVEPIYHLVFGIFEDAGFYNRLRAVPEDECGIDVVFLEKALKKSAIDHQPVTLPERPYRKTYTHIIYCVPTFSNPSGITMPLSRREALVRLARKYDALIVSDDVYDFLNWEPTDAADGESTRLPRIIDVDTYLDGGPPGLFGNCVSNGSFSKIVAPGCRVGWAEGTPEFIRDLSAAGSSHSGGAPSQLMSTFINDMFENGSLDRHIHGTLLSAYSRRARALTAAIKQHLLPLGVNFVSDSETYTVLGGYFIWLKLPVSLNAKEITEIALREENLVVAEGELFAVPGNNLPENELKHRLRLCFAWEKEEKLNEGVERLSRVIRTALGGI; from the exons ATGTCATCACCGTCTCCCATTAATCTATCTCGGGGCTGGCCTGCGTCGGATCTGTTCCCTACTCAGATCCTACAAAATGCGGCAGTGTCTGTTTTGTCAAATCCCATCATAACAGAGCAAGGGCTAGGATATGGCCCAGATGAAGGGCACTTTGAACTCAGAAAGAACATTGCGGACTGGCTGAGCAGAAATTATAGCCTCTCGAGAGCACTGAGCGCAGAGCGTATCTGTATCTCTGGAGGTGCCAGCCAAAATCTAGCATGTGTCCTACAGGTTTTCGCCGATCCCATGCATACAAGATACGTGTGGATGGTTGAACCAATTTACCATTTAGTATTTGGTATCTTTGAGGATGCCGGCTTCTACAATCGACTAAGAGCCGTGCCCGAGGATGAGTGTGGCATAGACGTGGTCTTCCTCGAAAAAGCTCTCAAGAAGAGTGCTATAGATCATCAACCT GTGACGCTCCCGGAACGTCCTTACCGGAAGACATACACACATATCATCTACTGCGTCCCCACATTTTCCAACCCATCCGGAATCACAATGCCGCTGTCACGGCGCGAAGCCCTTGTACGCCTCGCGCGCAAGTATGATGCTCTCATCGTCAGCGATGATGTTTATGATTTCTTGAACTGGGAGCCAACAGATGCCGCAGATGGTGAGAGTACCCGTTTGCCGCGGATCATTGACGTGGACACATATCTAGATGGAGGACCACCTGGTCTGTTCGGAAACTGTGTCAGCAACGGCAGTTTCAGTAAGATTGTTGCGCCAGGATGTCGGGTTGGATGGGCGGAGGGAACCCCAGAGTTCATCCGTGACCTCTCTGCAGC GGGCTCGTCCCACTCTGGTGGTGCACCTTCGCAGCTCATGTCGACCTTCATCAACGATATGTTTGAGAATGGCTCTCTTGACAGACACATACACGGGACGCTTCTGTCAGCGTATTCTCGGCGTGCTCGTGCTCTCACTGCGGCTATCAAGCAGCACCTTCTTCCACTTGGTGTGAATTTTGTCTCTGACTCGGAAACTTATACGGTACTCGGAGGTTACTTCATATGGCTTAAGCTCCCAGTTTCTCTAAACGCTAAGGAGATAACTGAAATAGCACTCAGGGAGGAGAACCTAGTGGTTGCGGAGGGAGAGCTATTTGCTGTGCCTGGGAATAACCTACCAGAAAATGAGCTGAAACATAGACTTAGACTATGTTTTgcctgggagaaggaggagaagctcaatGAGGGGGTGGAGAGACTGAGTCGGGTTATACGGACCGCACTTGGCGGTATATAG
- a CDS encoding putative aminotransferase (aspartate/tyrosine/aromatic aminotransferase) gives MVKIEEFAVERWMDEYENDAKYNLAETCCASISLNDLMSFSGQQTSIIDYAQKQVYGAIRGSKALRSNIAKLYTTESSDNLSLDNVLVTNGAIQANFLALYTNVGPEDHVICHYPTYQQLYSVPQGFGAEVDLWRSKEDAGWQPDLEELKSLIKPSTKLIIINNPQNPTGAVLSRETLQGLVDIAREHNIMIHSDEVYRPLFHSVNTGQQEHPPSILSLGYDKVVATGSMSKAFSLAGIRLGWIVSRSPEIIEACASTRDYTIISVGQLDDSVATLALSTPTVHNLLERNIQLARQNLAALDTFIEEFEWAIQWTRPQAGTTAFIKFVNREGEPIDDVVLCQRLQKQTGVMLVPGSQCFGGGVDFKGYVRMGYVPEHQVMVDGLQALREFMRNGYEQLPVATA, from the exons ATGGTTAAGATTGAGGAATTCGCTGTGGAGCGG TGGATGGACGAATACGAGAATGATGCCAAGTACAATCTCGCAGAGACTTGCTGTGCATCAATCTCACTCAACGATCTCATGTCGTTTTCTGGTCAGCAGACCAGCATCATAGACTACGCTCAGAAGCAAGTCTACGGCGCAATCCGTGGGTCGAAGGCTTTGAGGTCCAACATTGCCAAACTGTACACCACGGAGTCTTCAGATAACCTATCTCTGGACAACGTCCTCGTCACGAATGGTGCCATCCAGGCCAACTTTTTAGCCCTCTACACAAATGTGGGGCCTGAGGATCATGTCATTTGCCACTACCCGACTTATCAACAACTTTACTCTGTTCCTCAAGGGTTTGGTGCCGAGGTTGACCTTTGGAGATCAAAGGAAGACGCCGGCTGGCAGCCAGATctggaagaattgaaatCATTGATCAAGCCGAGCACTaaactcatcatcatcaa CAATCCACAGAACCCAACTGGCGCTGTGCTCAGCCGTGAGACTCTGCAAGGGCTCGTTGATATAGCACGGGAGCACAATATCATGATCCACAGTGATGAGGTGTATCGGCCTCTTTTCCATTCAGTGAACACCGGCCAGCAGGAGCACCCGCCTTCTATTCTCTCGCTGGGGTATGATAAAGTGGTTGCCACAGGCTCAATGTCAAAGGCATTCAGCTTGGCTGGTATTCGTCTCGGGTGGATTGTCTCGAGGAGCCCTGAGATCATTGAAGCATGCGCCTCCACTCGCGATTACACCATTATTTCAGTCGGACAGCTCGACGACAGCGTTGCGACTCTTGCTCTCAGCACGCCAACCGTGCATAACTTACTTGAGCGCAACATTCAGTTAGCTAGGCAGAACCTTGCCGCACTGGATACTTTCATAGAAGAGTTTGAGTGGGCTATTCAATGGACGCGGCCACAAGCGGGGACCACCGCGTTCATCAAATTTGTCAATCGAGAAGGAGAGCCGATCGATGATGTTGTACTTTGCCAGCGACTGCAGAAGCAAACTGGTGTGATGCTTGTTCCTGGCAGCCAGTGTTTCGGGGGTGGAGTTGACTTCAAAGGCTACGTTCGGATGGGCTATGTTCCAGAGCACCAGGTAATGGTAGATGGCCTCCAAGCCCTAAGAGAATTCATGCGCAATGGATATGAGCAGTTGCCTGTTGCCACTGCTTGA
- a CDS encoding uncharacterized protein (aspartate/tyrosine/aromatic aminotransferase): MKYTRMPIEVESPEEYGYEKIKYNLSESSIADQTLGSLGLQIPDLKLLYNEHKGSTALRTLIVKDHDNPTHDDVLITSGAAGALFIISSSQLAPTDHLVVVRPNYATNLETPRAIGCEITFIDLSFESGFQIDITAVEAAIQPNTKMISITTPHNPTGTIVDRDTLDRLVSLTKERGIILLVDETYADISYQGRLPIAASLGDHVISVSSLSKSYGIPGIRLGWIINKNPKLQETFLAAKEQISISGSVIDEWIAEQVLCHKDKILSATTKEMDQRREIVADWIKKEGELIEWVRPEGGVVCFPHLKKEPVGGMDAFYHRLLHKYGTYVGPGHWFEQPDTFMRIGYGWPSVEELKGGLEAISMALREA, encoded by the coding sequence ATGAAGTACACCCGCATGCCCATTGAGGTCGAATCCCCCGAGGAATACGGCTACGAAAAGATCAAATACAATCTCTCCGAGAGTTCCATCGCAGACCAGACCCTAGGATCCTTAGGTCTTCAAATCCCCGATCTGAAGCTCCTGTACAACGAGCACAAGGGCAGCACAGCGCTCCGCACCCTCATCGTCAAAGACCACGATAATCCCACCCACGACGATGTGCTCATTACATCCGGCGCGGCGGGCGCTCTCTTTATCATCTCGAGCTCCCAGCTTGCACCGACCGATCACCTCGTCGTTGTTCGTCCGAACTACGCCACGAATCTTGAGACGCCACGTGCGATCGGTTGTGAGATAACGTTTATTGATTTGTCCTTTGAATCGGGATTTCAGATCGACATCACCGCAGTTGAGGCTGCTATCCAACCAAACACCAAGATGATTAGTATCACTACACCGCATAACCCCACTGGTACTATCGTGGACCGCGACACACTGGACAGACTCGTCTCCTTGACCAAGGAGAGAGGAATCATTTTACTAGTCGACGAAACCTACGCCGATATCTCGTACCAAGGCCGTCTCCCTATTGCTGCTTCCCTAGGTGACCATGTCATCAGTGTTTCTTCCCTATCCAAATCCTACGGAATCCCTGGTATCAGACTGGGGTGGATTATTAACAAGAACCCCAAGTTGCAGGAAACGTTCTTAGCCGCCAAAGAACAGATCAGCATCAGCGGCAGTGTCATCGATGAGTGGATTGCTGAACAGGTTCTCTGCCACAAGGACAAGATCCTGAGTGCTACCACGAAGGAAATGGACCAGCGTCGCGAGATTGTGGCGGATTGGATcaagaaggagggagagTTGATTGAATGGGTGAGGCCAGAGGGgggtgttgtttgttttcctCATCTGAAGAAAGAGCCTGTGGGTGGTATGGATGCTTTTTATCATCGGTTGTTACATAAATATGGGACCTATGTTGGGCCTGGGCATTGGTTTGAGCAGCCGGATACTTTCATGCGTATTGGGTATGGGTGGCCGAGTGTGGAGGAGTTAAAGGGCGGGCTTGAGGCTATTTCTATGGCTCTTCGTGAAGCGTAA
- a CDS encoding leucine-rich repeat domain-containing protein (predicted protein), which produces MDNEIPLPPPRRIRHRSPTKNPVASGSSLRKTYQLSRFDDRSSQPSSDPALFSSDDIPASGLENYHAPVPSGSRKRRYRGTWWGEMVKDPKRKRADFKEKRHVDSGVWMGSDESGADSLLPSEDPSMWGEELLKDTGNSAVTGSRTDVAMHDSERWTAQGQPWTQRSGLKKVEEPKEHQAARNIVNECLESGQDSVDLSNCFLRVVPPDLLRPLQHLTKLPAIIEPPITEDVYSSLQPFLRLFLTGNSLQSVPGELFELGSLKVLSLRYNKLTEIPPAIRRLTLLQEVNLAVNRLQYLPWELLWLIKKGDLKHMIVRPNPLMQIHEAEIAQWHSPEGTELDSPEGTLKLRDYEGPAPEEAWAPIHVATGPVRRFNMEGMPVDAPASGMSASQPNQQESRVPSLREISLLACTRSVFFDQVSDEEMADYPGLILRMLRQAKEVWNGGGRSCSVCHRSFVLARTEWIEWWDCSTYESGLKGPRCSGEKLRPLPFRRLGCSWACVPNAEADQHSREELQL; this is translated from the exons ATGGATAACGAGATCCCTCTGCCCCCGCCGCGGCGCATCCGGCATCGCTCCCCGACCAAAAACCCCGTCGCGTCCGGCTCGTCGCTGCGCAAGACGTATCAGCTCTCGCGCTTTGATGACCGGTCCAGCCAGCCGTCGAGTGACCCCGCGCTCTTTTCGAGTGATGATATCCCCGCCTCTGGTCTCGAGAACTATCATGCGCCTGTCCCCTCCGGGAGCAGGAAACGACGATACCGTGGCACTTGGTGGGGCGAGATGGTGAAGGATCCCAAGCGGAAGAGGGCGGATTTCAAGGAGAAGCGACATGTGGATAGTGGTGTGTGGATGGGGAGCGATGAGTCCGGGGCGGATTCCCTGTTGCCATCGGAAGATCCATCAATGTGGGGAGAGGAGTTGCTGAAGGATACCGGCAATTCCGCAGTAACAGGGAGCCGGACTGATGTTGCTATGCATGATAGCGAGCGGTGGACGGCACAGGGTCAGCCTTGGACGCAGCGGAGTGGCCTGAAAAAGGTCGAGGAACCGAAAGAGCATCAGGCCGCACGGAATATTGTCAATGAATGCTTGGAAAGTGGACAGGATAGCGTTGACTTAAG TAATTGTTTTCTGAGGGTCGTACCCCCTGACTTGCTGCGGCCCTTGCAGCATCTCACTAAACTCCCTGCGATCATCGAACCTCCCATCACCGAAGACGTCTACAGCTCCTTACAACCCTTCCTACGTCTATTCCTCACTGGCAATTCTCTGCAATCGGTGCCTGGAGAATTGTTTGAGCTTGGCTCCTTAAAAGTCCTTAGTCTTCGCTATAACAAACTCACGGAGATCCCTCCGGCAATAAGAAGGTTGACCTTGCTGCAAGAAGTTAATCTTGCGGTCAATCGCTTGCAGTACCTTCCGTGGGAGCTGCTGTGGCTGATTAAAAAGGGTGACCTGAAACATATGATCGTGCGGCCCAACCCGCTCATGCAGATCCACGAGGCAGAGATCGCCCAGTGGCATTCGCCGGAGGGCACAGAGTTGGACTCGCCAGAGGGAACATTGAAGCTTCGTGACTATGAGGGCCCAGCGCCCGAGGAAGCATGGGCTCCCATCCACGTCGCCACTGGCCCTGTTCGCCGATTTAACATGGAGGGCATGCCGGTCGATGCTCCAGCTAGCGGCATGAGCGCGAGTCAACCAAATCAACAAGAATCCCGGGTTCCGTCCCTACGTGAAATATCTCTGCTGGCGTGCACCCGGTCGGTCTTCTTCGACCAAGTCtcagatgaagagatggctGACTATCCTGGCTTGATACTCCGCATGCTCCGACAGGCGAAAGAAGTCTGGAACGGTGGCGGCCGGTCATGCTCGGTGTGCCACCGAAGCTTTGTACTGGCTCGTACTGAATGGATCGAATGGTGGGACTGCAGTACATATGAGAGTGGACTCAAAGGGCCACGTTGTTCGGGCGAGAAACTTCGtccccttcctttccgccGACTAGGTTGCAGCTGGGCCTGCGTGCCGAACGCTGAGGCGGATCAACATTCTCGGGAAGAATTACAGCTGTGA
- a CDS encoding uncharacterized protein (predicted protein), whose translation MKVTTIASVLCLAATQLVAADVVVTSTATNTITKTVYRVTSETAAESLSATPLASSPSSTGSIASSHAHHASAASTSSTNTASPSATLNSAAGTFDANKPIALVAVPLSDSGTLLWCCETLLMISHDVLRYQDWLQRLKRSITGR comes from the exons ATGAAGGTCACCACTATCGCATCCGTTCTCTGCCTCGCTGCGACCCAGCTTGTCGCTGCGGACGTTGTCGTCACCTCAACGGCGACAAACACGATCACTAAAACGGTTTACCGTGTTACCTCCGAAACCGCCGCTGAGAGCCTGTCTGCCACTCctcttgcttcttctccaagctctACGGGCTCTATAGCCTCCAGCCATGCGCACCACGCTAGCGCTGCGTCGACTAGCTCAACCAACACGGCCAGTCCGTCAGCTACTTTGAACTCCGCCGCTGGAACCTTTGATGCCAATAAGCCCATTGCACTCGTTGCTG TTCCACTATCTGACAGCGGTACCTTACTGTGGTGCTGTGAGACTCTGTTAATGATCAGCCACGACGTCTTGAGATATCAGGATTGGCTGCAGCGATTAAAGAGGTCCATCACTGGCAGAtga
- a CDS encoding uncharacterized protein (predicted protein), whose product MSTITPESIPGFHAVGRTTGTTEDLKGLSFATTCPPDIGPRTRLIAVCGITDDEDDASPAKDGWFLSDFYLFHYLFSDLHGPTASQIWMTSEKPEDLVRKYKEYVHGDPRGERRVVLDKSMLPGIEQSGSLRVVSRKDLLERFLCTLREQSLLAKTNDQHLVVMVFGHGDERTYGVALGGYKPNLHIENVKRALQPDTSVTLFMTSCYSGGWIVQPNTMRSRYINATGITGAGPKAESKSWPESSSLRRACGSIIASAILQTSIAIEESQETVAVHTDPTYYSFAQSVYDSYKRLDPLADTHKIHFSAQDDQWALHFKCRSGMPLSQLKLRWESLRSVPLGDYHSEGSDGHGTGTSRYGTARKLSKVKYAALYYFHCANPGPHNNASNIGLHGQLMALLSGREKFSDEELDEMFETLRYRLDALAQADELAMVMGVANETFNAYSYVHETWKQSPEEDKLDFFAWRLLVEKELVDRPIEGHFWPKPVKFLCACLVMSGLDYDEIEQRIEIAESYKRTQAEAISELYGSQIMRDEEVIRGREKLLNKMTSLGRKVRAVFRH is encoded by the coding sequence ATGTCTACCATTACTCCAGAGTCTATTCCAGGCTTTCATGCCGTCGGGCGTACCACTGGAACTACAGAAGACTTGAAGGGCCTCTCATTCGCGACAACCTGCCCACCCGATATTGGCCCAAGAACTCGCCTCATCGCAGTTTGTGGCATCAccgatgacgaagacgacgcTAGTCCAGCGAAGGACGGTTGGTTCTTGTCGGACTTCTATCTGTTCCATTATCTCTTTTCTGATCTCCACGGGCCAACAGCGTCTCAGATATGGATGACTAGCGAAAAGCCTGAAGACCTTGTGCGGAAGTACAAAGAATACGTGCATGGAGATCCAAGGGGAGAGCGAAGAGTTGTACTGGACAAGAGCATGCTGCCCGGGATTGAACAAAGTGGGAGCTTACGCGTTGTCTCAAGGAAAGATCTTCTAGAACGGTTCTTGTGCACCCTGCGCGAACAATCGCTCCTGGCCAAGACTAATGATCAGCACTTGGTCGTCATGGTTTTTGGTCATGGGGATGAACGAACATATGGCGTGGCTCTCGGCGGATATAAACCAAACCTCCATATTGAAAATGTCAAGCGCGCTCTGCAGCCTGACACCTCTGTCACACTGTTCATGACTTCATGTTACTCTGGTGGCTGGATTGTACAGCCGAACACCATGAGATCTAGGTATATCAATGCCACTGGAATAACTGGAGCAGGACCAAAAGCAGAAAGCAAATCTTGGCCAGAGAGCTCCAGCCTTCGTCGAGCATGTGGAAGTATAATTGCGAGTGCCATTCTACAAACCAGCATCGCGATTGAGGAGTCACAAGAGACAGTTGCCGTCCACACAGACCCCACTTATTACTCATTTGCGCAGTCTGTATACGATTCGTATAAAAGGCTCGATCCTCTCGCTGATACGCACAAGATCCATTTCTCTGCTCAAGATGATCAGTGGGCGCTTCACTTCAAATGTCGCAGTGGTATGCCGCTATCACAATTGAAGTTGCGCTGGGAGTCACTGCGCTCTGTGCCCCTAGGGGATTATCATTCTGAAGGTTCAGACGGGCATGGTACGGGCACTAGTCGATACGGAACGGCCAGAAAACTCAGCAAGGTGAAATACGCCGCCCTATACTATTTTCACTGTGCCAACCCTGGTCCGCACAATAACGCGTCAAATATTGGATTACATGGCCAACTGATGGCCTTGCTCAGTGGCAGGGAGAAATTCAGCGACGAGGAGCTTGACGAGATGTTCGAAACGCTGAGATACCGACTCGATGCGCTTGCCCAAGCCGATGAACTTGCTATGGTGATGGGTGTCGCCAACGAAACTTTTAATGCATATTCATATGTTCATGAGACTTGGAAACAGTCACCAGAGGAAGATAAGCTTGACTTTTTCGCGTGGCGTTTACTAGTTGAGAAAGAGCTAGTAGATAGACCAATCGAGGGCCATTTTTGGCCAAAGCCCGTGAAATTTCTCTGTGCTTGTTTAGTCATGTCTGGGCTAGACTATGATGAAATTGAGCAAAGAATCGAAATCGCAGAGAGCTATAAACGCACACAAGCAGAAGCCATCTCGGAGTTATATGGCAGCCAAATCATGAGGGACGAGGAGGTGATCCGTGGCCGCGAGAAGTTGCTAAACAAAATGACTAGCCTTGGACGCAAAGTTCGGGCAGTCTTTCGCCACTGA